One genomic region from Salvelinus fontinalis isolate EN_2023a chromosome 18, ASM2944872v1, whole genome shotgun sequence encodes:
- the LOC129814845 gene encoding neurexophilin-1-like has product MKVLGWTIVILYQWILRKVQGLEKQVAKGYPGLDLGPAGSVMKTLPYGMGEGAVGTGGGSTGGVKPPYQTTSRIFSTGMDGVGNPPMKPPLKTPTYSFFNPYDWARNQSLLLDQTGYRNKRKPSLKTAQKTKKIFGWGDFYFNVKTMKFSLLVTGKIVDHINGTFTVYFRHNSSSLGNVSVSIVPPTKVVEFEVLQHHQPGLHAQLHPELTQITQQQTPHQSTIDPKEIKTFNCRVEYEKTNRSKKPKPCLYDPSQTCFSEHTQSHAAWLCAKPFKVICIFISFFSIDYKLVQKVCPDYNFQSDHPYLG; this is encoded by the coding sequence CCCTGGACTAGACCTGGGTCCAGCAGGCTCAGTGATGAAGACCCTACCGTATGGCATGGGAGAGGGAGCCGTCGGCACCGGCGGAGGGTCTACAGGGGGAGTCAAACCCCCCTACCAAACCACCTCCCGCATCTTCTCCACTGGCATGGACGGGGTCGGCAATCCGCCCATGAAGCCTCCTCTGAAAACCCCCACATACAGCTTCTTTAACCCCTACGACTGGGCTCGTAATCAGTCGCTCCTACTCGACCAGACAGGCTACCGCAACAAACGCAAACCCTCACTGAAGACGGCCCAGAAGACCAAGAAGATCTTTGGCTGGGGGGATTTCTACTTCAACGTGAAGACCATGAAGTTCAGCCTCTTGGTCACGGGGAAGATCGTGGACCACATCAACGGCACGTTCACCGTCTACTTCCGCCACAACTCGTCCAGCCTCGGCAACGTCTCCGTCAGTATTGTCCCTCCCACCAAGGTGGTGGAGTTCGAGGTGTTGCAGCACCACCAGCCAGGCCTCCACGCTCAGCTCCACCCAGAGCTCACCCAGATCACCCAACAACAGACCCCGCACCAGTCCACCATCGACCCCAAAGAGATAAAGACCTTCAACTGCCGGGTGGAGTACGAGAAGACTAACCGCTCCAAGAAGCCCAAGCCCTGCCTCTACGACCCGTCCCAGACCTGCTTCTCAGAGCACACTCAGTCCCACGCCGCCTGGCTCTGCGCCAAACCATTTAAAGTCATCTGCATCTTCATCTCCTTCTTCAGTATCGATTATAAGCTCGTGCAGAAAGTGTGTCCAGACTACAACTTCCAGAGTGATCATCCTTACCTTGGataa